Proteins encoded together in one Penicillium digitatum chromosome 1, complete sequence window:
- a CDS encoding Aldehyde dehydrogenase (AldH12), putative: MLTEVKAAPIVAKFMIASGLLGQFQSVDSVAMGKEQGEEDSKPKPTQDTANVGETGNTSQWPGARSAEVTSHQRTWRTTHAADEDEEAWRHDPNLFVFDLPE, translated from the coding sequence atgttgacagaagtgaaggcagcgccgatcgtggcgaagttcatgatcgcatcgggactcttgggacagtttcagtcagtggactcggtcgccatgggtaaggagcagggggaggaggattcaaaaccgaaaccaacccaagacactgcgaatgttggagaaacagggaacacatcacagtggccgggcgccaggtccgccgaggtcacctcacaccaacgcacatggagaacaacgcacgctgccgatgaagacgaagaagcatggcgccatgacccgaacctattcgtgttcgacctgccggagtga